The Pyrenophora tritici-repentis strain M4 chromosome 10, whole genome shotgun sequence genome contains a region encoding:
- a CDS encoding separin has protein sequence MGMHRDSSNLDFDPIERDMRRQVWWTIYIFEKTLCSILGRPTAIDDREMSMHIPESPTLEQTGATATFMSLGFELVRMSYTIRQHAYFDYTSAEERSPTLAVAKSLLRQCDNFFASIPPHMLVEYSSAQDEKPTILLLHIYYYYTRCIITRDFLVHKVDSNISYMEGKPFPITEDWQTTLILAEDCVESVHRSLQYITIGIDLGIIGYSWLDFFYVFHAVLIVCADFLARPREQIDSAKDTERKTTVRMVLDQVRGMHRLAPTYKTLSQIALQFATITGVTEDKKPPIPVETQQEPPLMEPAGAMVDDWSMDHLVEISDLGEDWFTNATTDLGLDFFDLSHSNPAMTFPPTDPISHAATIGDPTTDAVDDWTARTLRGMHTI, from the coding sequence ATGGGCATGCATCGCGATAGTTCAAACCTAGACTTCGACCCAATCGAACGAGATATGCGCCGTCAGGTCTGGTGGACCATTTATATCTTCGAGAAGACGCTGTGTAGTATTCTGGGACGACCAACAGCAATCGACGATCGAGAGATGTCGATGCACATCCCCGAATCACCAACACTTGAGCAGACCGGCGCCACTGCCACATTTATGAGTCTCGGCTTCGAACTTGTCCGCATGTCCTACACCATCCGACAGCATGCCTACTTTGATTATACTTCAGCCGAAGAACGCTCACCTACCCTCGCTGTCGCAAAATCTTTACTTCGCCAGTGCGACAATTTCTTTGCAAGCATACCGCCGCACATGCTAGTAGAGTACTCATCAGCCCAAGATGAAAAGCCAACAATTCTGTTACTGCATATTTACTATTACTACACACGTTGCATCATAACACGAGACTTCCTCGTCCACAAAGTCGACAGCAATATAAGCTACATGGAAGGGAAGCCATTTCCAATCACGGAGGATTGGCAAACAACGCTCATTTTGGCGGAAGACTGCGTAGAATCGGTGCATAGAAGCCTCCAATACATTACGATTGGGATCGATCTTGGCATCATCGGCTACTCCTGGTTGGACTTTTTCTACGTCTTCCACGCTGTTCTGATCGTATGCGCAGACTTCCTTGCGCGACCGAGGGAGCAAATAGATTCGGCGAAGGATACCGAGCGCAAAACGACGGTGCGTATGGTGCTTGATCAGGTACGCGGCATGCACAGGCTTGCGCCTACATACAAGACCCTTAGCCAGATTGCGCTGCAGTTTGCCACTATAACCGGCGTTACGGAAGACAAGAAACCACCAATTCCAGTGGAAACGCAACAAGAGCCGCCGCTGATGGAGCCCGCAGGAGCGATGGTAGACGACTGGAGCATGGATCACCTAGTCGAGATATCAGATCTGGGGGAGGACTGGTTCACCAATGCGACAACGGACCTAGGGCTAGACTTTTTCGACTTGAGCCATTCGAACCCAGCGATGACATTCCCGCCTACAGATCCTATTTCTCATGCTGCAACTATAGGCGACCCAACAACTGATGCGGTAGATGACTGGACGGCGAGGACGCTAAGAGGGATGCACACGATTTAG
- a CDS encoding Git3 multi-domain protein encodes MAPYDMSSILDSRTVDEQYFQPPDSMDPLTPAYKAGMVPLAVCAMLSLFSVAALLGFITQRMISWRRHYRQYVGYNQYVILIFNLLIADLQQSIAFSISFHWLRLNKILAPTGACFIQAWFLQIGDVASGFFVLAIGIHTWLGVVKGYKLPYLWFVVAILSIWFFALFLTVLGPAMHRDRYFARAAAWCWVSSEYQGERLWLHYLWIFIVEFGTIIIYAHIFFHLRHRIRNIVANDTRKLTRANKFMVMYPAVYVILTLPIAVGRMVAMTGEPMSENFYIIAGCLLTSCGWIDALLYTLTRRVLVSGDLSAGHYNQTLTANLTNAARPGDTEQGHFGLQSVGKNDGITTNARTVTITGGTKRSSHLSEHRRGRSHMIETQRSSTINEESPTRTGSQDSIIRTKDTGISIVTETSVQVETSDEKEMDAGIPLIKD; translated from the exons ATGGCACCCTACGATATGAGCTCAATTCTGGATTCGAGGACAGTTGATGAGCAATATTTCCAACCCCCTGACAGTATGGATCCACTCACGCCTGCCTACAAGGCAGGCATGGTCCCGCTAGCTGTGTGTGCAATGCTGAGTTTATTCTCTGTCGCTGCATTACTGGGCTTCATCACACAACGAATGATATCATGGCGAAGGCATTACAGACAATACGTCGGATACAACCAATACGTAATCCTTATCTTCAATCTCCTCATTGCCGATCTTCAACAATCAATTGCATTCTCGATATCCTTCCATTGGCTTAGACTCAACAAGATTCTGGCACCAACCGGAGCGTGTTTTATTCAGGCCTGGTTCTTGCAAATCGGAGATGTTGCAAGTGGCTTCTTCGTGCTTGCAATTGGAATACACACATGGTTGGGCGTGGTCAAAGGATACAAGCTGCCTTATCTGTGGTTCGTGGTGGCGATTCTATCGATATGGTTCTTCGCTCTATTTCTCACAGTCTTGGGGCCGGCAATGCATCGGGATAGATACTTTGCTCGTGCAGCAGCTTGG TGCTGGGTCTCGAGTGAATACCAGGGAGAACGACTCTGGCTCCACTACCTCTGGATATTCATTGTTGAGTTCGGCACAATCATCATTTACGCACACATCTTCTTCCACCTCCGCCATCGTATTCGAAACATCGTCGCAAACGACACCAGAAAGCTCACACGCGCGAATAAATTCATGGTCATGTATCCGGCTGTCTACGTGATCTTGACACTACCTATCGCCGTGGGCCGCATGGTGGCTATGACAGGGGAACCCATGTCTGAGAACTTTTACATCATTGCCGGCTGCCTACTCACCTCCTGCGGGTGGATCGACGCACTCCTATACACCTTGACGAGACGTGTACTAGTTTCCGGAGACCTGAGCGCAGGACACTACAACCAAACACTCACCGCCAACCTGACCAACGCGGCGCGCCCCGGCGACACCGAACAAGGCCACTTTGGCCTCCAGTCTGTCGGTAAAAACGACGGAATCACAACCAACGCACGCACCGTCACCATCACAGGCGGCACCAAACGGTCATCACACTTAAGCGAGCATCGCCGGGGCCGCAGTCACATGATTGAGACGCAGCGCAGCAGCACAATAAACGAGGAGAGTCCTACGCGAACAGGATCACAAGACTCCATCATCAGAACCAAAGATACTGGCATTAGTATCGTAACAGAGACGAGCGTCCAAGTCGAGACGTCGGACGAAAAGGAAATGGACGCGGGGATACCGCTAATAAAGGACTAG
- a CDS encoding separin: MIMAERPAKAGPSRKRALVSCDRCKIRRARCIRDNADVPCADCKAAGVQCESKLPRKQRVYGSVETLSLRYRALESLVKGLFPNENVQDTETLFKLAAARNISMPASDDFTPADIFNKNEREAPTPGGQRQEPSPNLLRSGMAVTPSQSTQSTSVASTTPKHHQPTPAVTEARRPSADVRAAHGSSHYFGPSSSFRLATTIRSLAARWKAASGADFPCIPLYGSGSGASINRSSTNASEDDYAMPRTNWLPIPTSRSRKRSRSQVESSSDQSLPRDPGPIAETIGDFLPEKHIADALTAAYFDHVHTYMPLFNRSVFQNRLEETYSRHLQPLEDSKQPGWLVILALVFAFGCQQVRALDAEQTHELRLKYLVFAKGYFRQLLTTTCLDNVQALVLHNLHHHNIGQKSSSWLLIGLAARMASHVSIWIGVALTFQS, encoded by the coding sequence ATGATCATGGCGGAACGCCCGGCTAAAGCAGGTCCGTCTCGGAAACGAGCACTCGTCAGTTGCGACCGTTGCAAGATCCGGCGAGCGCGATGTATTCGCGACAACGCAGACGTGCCATGCGCCGACTGCAAGGCAGCTGGCGTGCAATGCGAATCCAAACTGCCTCGTAAGCAACGAGTATACGGTAGTGTGGAAACCTTGAGCCTGCGCTACAGAGCTCTTGAGTCGCTAGTCAAGGGCCTGTTTCCCAATGAAAATGTTCAGGACACCGAGACACTGTTCAAGCTGGCGGCGGCAAGGAATATATCCATGCCTGCCAGTGACGACTTCACCCCAGCCGATATCTTCAACAAAAATGAGCGAGAAGCACCGACGCCGGGTGGGCAGCGACAGGAGCCTTCGCCAAACCTCCTTCGCTCAGGCATGGCTGTTACTCCTAGTCAATCTACTCAAAGCACATCTGTCGCGTCTACTACACCCAAACACCATCAACCTACCCCTGCTGTTACTGAAGCGCGACGACCATCAGCCGACGTTCGTGCCGCCCACGGCTCCTCACACTACTTCGGCCCCTCGAGTAGTTTCCGACTCGCAACTACAATACGAAGCTTGGCAGCACGATGGAAAGCTGCGTCTGGCGCAGACTTTCCCTGCATCCCCTTATATGGCTCTGGATCCGGCGCGTCTATCAATCGCAGCAGCACAAACGCATCCGAAGATGACTACGCCATGCCCAGAACTAACTGGCTACCAATCCCAACTAGCAGAAGTCGCAAGAGATCCAGATCACAGGTAGAGTCCTCGAGTGATCAGTCGCTACCACGAGACCCAGGCCCCATTGCCGAAACCATCGGTGACTTTTTACCGGAGAAACACATTGCGGATGCACTGACCGCTGCCTATTTCGACCATGTTCACACCTACATGCCTCTTTTCAATAGAAGCGTGTTTCAGAATCGACTGGAGGAAACATATTCTCGGCACTTGCAACCCCTGGAGGACTCTAAGCAGCCGGGGTGGTTGGTGATATTGGCCTTGGTCTTCGCCTTTGGATGCCAGCAGGTTCGAGCACTTGATGCAGAGCAGACGCATGAACTTCGCCTCAAGTACCTTGTTTTCGCCAAAGGCTACTTTCGACAACTCTTGACAACAACGTGCTTGGACAACGTCCAGGCTCTCGTTCTGCACAACTTGCACCATCATAATATAGGACAAAAGAGTAGCTCATGGCTTCTCATAGGTCTTGCTGCGCGCATGGCAAGTCATGTTTCGATTTGGATCGGTGTTGCACTAACCTTTCAATCATAG
- a CDS encoding separin, whose amino-acid sequence MAAKDETARARIDNIKADLLSTSTCTSATVAALEELLLKKEEVTTQKENVRAKVQATAAARRRAGTATAAATAEVTKQKCGTLAPRERYILATEVANKTLQTLADALKNPPLTIASAKSKPATAEDARKPARPRPGHTKTCSTSQKPLRERSVSQINNSPQKRAPRRSSSYSSFLSPGPDPGLVAMAECARTAFAYLGTPEALKVLGKDSQELQYENGVLVLIGKLVALGLDNLAIKELRNLKKRLDRYLIRDAGKEIARGGPQSTGTTEKDSLASLLDFAAIDSKSPAVPLVASFQSYTLRIIAKLRRPRIVETTWDYLKMSNPSSPANLLWHTAKTPSSQAKAARQLESLAQTVLSLCPSISSADDANTLQPSPETVLLLQHLAFNIRKQWWGLVKHQGNEDQELAEPFAKCLVAFARRSQLIPSKKYKLAETLYADLVGLPDDFAASENSTASSATANKALSSLAQAAGLSDQALRWLGSSKTSSASNASAAKQTARTIRIAIITLEAYLKGDKKPDLEETIITALETLHGSLGGSTADLETLFAEVNSLRRTATRLLVASLSRSAVAEPSAIERYAVPIIAASVHFSARFLGTRVPDEADAKTKTRHRERITVAWKCLKSTLDSVMTCCKQNIRTQEEWKEVDAVLQECSHILHRFSEEFEHGTFSSGEGAVLVGSYTVKISNAYWALYLQLRKAHCNLEHLVVAMQRSIDLLESRSSSEQVSGLLPMKLEQLGEAFEDMKQSERSRNAYRRCLDSHLSEDVLQQLSEAAARSSVNAIFSNGEAFSVLARVLKAYHHSFIKFGLQQQNEVAFYDNEELDPGARGALLEVQTGFFLRTLSKNRQWDFTLNKSICILTERLQQLYAPQTYPIRHLRLSVTLLQLSQHDLHVVSEQLSPSDLANDDSARVSGSRDEALNNHESHLKALYTLKSSMQDQSPPTSTLQQCFATWESLVDSATSWAALDDRIDNTETWLQDLQACLEFLNAKGEEYLALPLLHLLVATLELRKDSDASELITTVSTLGLQFLHLGYTGKAGLSLAKAEALVQRRTCSVEARLQWHLAYAEYLLGIGNTAKCSNIMSNAQSIALADNQFMNLAKPTTTLSGRLRFNRIVADASYVQSLLATSTGSYRQAARHARQCVTLNRRIWAALESRANARKMAAADDMESEAGAAFDPLSSVRNDKGMPLVMSVTHDALSGPDFWSLVPALYRALMQQSQIFAHQGLLHEAIYVAEQAEKIASSTGSATLMIDNASWRADCWAQSGRPDKAESTLDTLSLASSRKCLSTAGYHSAIARTHHWNSRYGEEIESYSRMEQLITELSSPCYIRSLETFSPSVDALAEQISSLALQPPASSKARAAGARGRKPVVKAAAKAVPKPVTNARTRTTAAATAKAVPKTTRQARSPIVPEASSIADQCSALQILQASMRDRAILANILHDDLTKALDLLGQAEELQTGLGQEVSHMWATFKARLAQSTKQIAEDFTVNTLPESTIAFPAFGLKESTLSETAISKKGTIVPTKGGRTKKRSKEDFMDTLREARERLVEAHSLCATNGSNHLFRQTSIALGHVTVLMSAVCGSELPGSLHPLYAAYMSEVPKVNALRLVQESTEGEKEQMSRDECLQWPVSDPSRFTLGSISDFQKDYIDIIPDTWTAVSLELSEERDELFITRFESGLSPFVLRLPLARHASREMDEEEFSFADGKRDFDEIIELSDFSTRSAKDMTSREARQQWWAEREALDTRLHELLINMENIWLGGFKGVFSQYERQPTLLARFRKAFESILNDHLPSRRKKSQQKRPVLDTRVLELFIGLGDATNQDLDLDESLMDLIYFVVDVLQFNGECNAYDELDFDAMVVETYEALRAYHSASQKPDTATRHTILILDNNLHAFPWESLPCLEQLSISRLPSLAALRERLLSARSSTAHPDAAPGHYICPDAGGTSMLNPSGDLAHTSKTIKPHLDELQGPWNHIRNRAPSEKEFEEALREKNLVLYFGHGCGAQYVKSKSVRRLYPGPQDANGRKPGCATTLLFGCSSVHLTENGIFEPSGMLASYLTAGAPAVVGMLWDVTDKDCDRLAVRAGELWGLWPEAQEDALPPKTPAKPAAKKSKGKGRVGQLVDDVEGVRSLGSVKKGKKTAKTADEDVSVEGESGRGVGLDEAIRDARSACVLRYLNGAAAVVYGIPVYLEGTI is encoded by the exons ATGGCGGCAAAGGACGAAACAGCGCGCGCGCGCATCGATAACATCAAAGCCGACCTGCTCTCAACTTCGACATGTACCAGCGCCACGGTTGCTGCGCTCGAGGAACTACTACTGAAGAAAGAGGAGGTTACGACCCAAAAGGAGAATGTCAGGGCCAAGGTTCAGGCGACAGCTGCGGCGCGGAGGAGAGCTGGCACAGCAACGGCTGCGGCAACGGCTGAGGTTACAAAGCAAAAGTGCGGTACTCTTGCGCCGAGAGAGAGATACATACTTGCAACTGAAGTCGCCAACAAAACGCTTCAGACGCTCGCAGATGCGCTGAAGAACCCGCCTCTCACAATTGCCTCCGCGAAATCGAAGCCTGCGACCGCCGAAGATGCGCGTAAACCTGCACGACCGCGACCCGGACACACTAAGACTTGTTCAACCTCACAGAAGCCTCTCAGGGAGCGATCCGTCTCCCAGATCAACAATTCGCCCCAGAAACGCGCGCCACGCCGTTCATCGTCATACTCTTCGTTTCTCTCCCCTGGCCCCGATCCTGGGCTCGTGGCGATGGCCGAATGTGCAAGGACAGCGTTTGCATATCTGGGTACCCCGGAGGCACTGAAAGTCCTGGGAAAGGACTCACAGGAGCTGCAGTACGAGAATGGTGTGCTTGTGCTCATCGGGAAGCTTGTTGCACTTGGCCTGGACAACTTGGCTATCAAGGAGCTGAGGAACTTGAAGAAGAGATTGGATCGATACCTTATTCGAGACGCTGGAAAAGAGATAGCAAGGGGTGGTCCACAATCCACTGGGACTACGGAGAAGGATAGCCTTGCATCCCTCTTGGACTTTGCGGCTATCGACTCCAAGAGCCCTGCTGTGCCACTCGTTGCAAGTTTTCAATCATACACATTGCGCATCATTGCGAAGCTACGAAGACCACGAATTGTCGAAACCACTTGGGACTACCTGAAAATGTCGAACCCTTCATCGCCCGCAAACTTGCTCTGGCACACCGCCAAGACTCCGAGCAGTCAAGCTAAAGCAGCAAGACAACTAGAGTCCCTGGCGCAGACCGTCCTCTCTTTATGCCCCAGTATCTCCAGCGCAGACGACGCCAACACGCTACAGCCGTCCCCAGAGACTGTACTTCTTCTACAGCACTTAGCCTTCAATATCCGAAAGCAATGGTGGGGTCTTGTCAAGCATCAAGGGAACGAGGATCAAGAGCTGGCCGAACCGTTTGCCAAGTGTCTGGTCGCTTTCGCCCGCAGATCACAGCTCATTCCAAGTAAGAAGTACAAGTTAGCCGAGACCTTGTACGCTGACTTGGTAGGACTGCCAGACGACTTTGCTGCCTCGGAGAATAGTACCGCTTCGTCTGCAACCGCCAACAAGGCTTTGTCTTCACTTGCTCAAGCTGCTGGTCTATCTGATCAGGCTCTTCGATGGCTAGGCTCATCAAAGACGTCTTCGGCCTCCAACGCGTCTGCGGCTAAGCAGACCGCGCGGACGATACGGATAGCTATCATTACTCTAGAAGCATATCTGAAAGGCGACAAGAAGCCTGATCTAGAGGAGACTATCATCACTGCACTTGAGACCCTACATGGGAGTTTAGGTGGATCAACGGCAGATCTGGAAACGCTCTTTGCAGAAGTAAACTCTCTGCGTCGTACAGCGACAAGATTACTTGTAGCAAGTCTCTCGAGATCCGCCGTTGCAGAGCCCTCTGCTATTGAACGATATGCAGTACCCATAATAGCAGCAAGCGTACATTTCTCAGCGAGGTTCCTCGGCACTAGAGTTCCCGATGAAGCCGACGCAAAGACGAAAACCCGACATCGCGAACGAATAACAGTTGCATGGAAGTGTTTGAAGAGTACGCTTGACTCTGTCATGACATGTTGCAAACAAAACATACGGACGCAGGAGGAATGGAAAGAGGTGGATGCCGTACTACAAGAATGCTCGCACATCCTCCATCGATTCAGTGAAGAATTTGAACATGGCACATTCTCTAGCGGAGAGGGCGCTGTTCTTGTTGGCTCATATACAGTCAAAATATCCAACGCATACTGGGCACTGTATCTACAACTACGGAAGGCGCATTGCAATCTCGAACACCTAGTTGTAGCCATGCAGCGTTCAATCGATCTCTTAGAATCGAGATCCTCATCTGAGCAAGTGAGCGGCCTTCTTCCGATGAAACTTGAGCAATTGGGCGAAGCTTTTGAAGACATGAAACAGAGCGAGCGTTCTCGCAATGCTTATCGACGATGTCTGGACAGCCATCTTAGTGAGGATGTGTTGCAACAGCTCTCTGAAGCTGCTGCACGATCTTCTGTCAACGCAATCTTCAGTAATGGTGAGGCGTTTAGTGTTTTGGCTAGGGTGCTGAAAGCATACCACCACTCATTCATCAAATTCGGTCTTCAGCAACAGAACGAGGTAGCTTTCTATGACAATGAAGAGCTAGACCCAGGCGCTAGAGGAGCACTCTTGGAAGTGCAAACTGGCTTTTTCCTACGGACGCTGTCCAAGAATCGACAATGGGACTTTACTTTGAACAAGTCGATATGTATCCTCACAGAGCGACTCCAACAGCTTTATGCGCCACAAACATACCCCATTCGGCATCTAAGATTGTCCGTTACGCTTCTTCAGCTTTCTCAGCATGATCTACATGTTGTTTCTGAGCAGCTTTCTCCCTCCGATCTAGCAAATGACGACAGCGCAAGAGTGTCGGGGTCTCGGGATGAAGCCTTGAATAACCACGAAAGTCACCTGAAAGCACTTTACACCCTCAAGTCATCAATGCAGGATCAATCCCCTCCTACTTCCACCCTTCAGCAGTGTTTTGCAACGTGGGAATCCTTGGTCGATTCTGCAACTTCATGGGCTGCTCTAGACGATCGCATAGACAATACTGAGACATGGCTACAAGACCTTCAAGCATGCCTCGAGTTCCTAAATGCAAAAGGAGAGGAGTACCTTGCATTGCCACTCCTTCACCTTCTGGTCGCGACACTTGAGCTTCGGAAAGATTCGGACGCCTCTGAGCTCATCACCACCGTATCTACCCTTGGTCTGCAATTTCTCCATCTTGGATACACCGGAAAAGCAGGCCTGTCTCTGGCCAAAGCTGAAGCTTTGGTTCAACGCCGAACCTGCTCTGTGGAGGCCAGACTGCAATGGCACCTGGCCTATGCAGAGTACCTTCTAGGGATTGGGAATACTGCAAAATG TTCGAACATAATGTCGAACGCTCAATCCATTGCACTCGCAGACAACCAGTTTATGAATCTAGCGAAACCCACTACGACACTCTCTGGCAGATTGCGATTCAACCGAATCGTAGCGGATGCCTCTTATGTTCAATCACTTCTCGCTACCTCTACTGGATCGTATCGACAAGCCGCTCGACATGCTAGACAATGTGTCACGCTCAATCGCCGTATTTGGGCTGCTTTGGAGTCAAGAGCCAACGCAAGAAAAATGGCTGCTGCAGATGATATGGAATCCGAAGCAGGAGCGGCGTTTGACCCGCTAAGTTCGGTGCGCAATGACAAAGGGATGCCACTGGTCATGTCTGTAACGCACGATGCCCTCAGCGGCCCCGACTTTTGGTCTTTGGTCCCCGCCTTGTATCGGGCATTGATGCAACAATCACAGATCTTCGCCCACCAGGGACTGTTGCATGAGGCCATCTACGTCGCTGAACAAGCTGAGAAGATTGCTTCCTCTACAGGATCAGCTACACTCATGATCGACAATGCCAGCTGGCGTGCTGATTGTTGGGCCCAGAGCGGCAGACCTGACAAGGCCGAAAGCACCCTTGATACACTTAGCTTAGCTTCTTCGCGAAAGTGCCTATCAACCGCGGGATACCATTCTGCTATCGCCAGGACACACCACTGGAACAGCCGATATGGAGAAGAGATAGAATCTTACTCCCGCATGGAGCAGCTCATCACAGAACTGAGTTCCCCTTGTTACATCAGAAGTTTAGAGACTTTCTCACCTTCAGTCGACGCGCTTGCAGAGCAGATTTCATCCTTGGCGTTGCAACCTCCAGCCTCTTCCAAGGCCAGAGCGGCGGGTGCAAGAGGTCGTAAACCCGTAGTGAAAGCTGCCGCAAAAGCGGTGCCGAAGCCAGTAACCAACGCACGTACTAGGACCACTGCAGCAGCCACTGCTAAGGCTGTCCCCAAGACTACACGCCAAGCTAGGTCTCCCATAGTTCCGGAGGCGTCCAGTATTGCCGACCAATGCTCTGCGTTGCAGATTCTGCAAGCAAGCATGAGAGATCGAGCCATACTTGCAAACATATTACACGATGACCTCACTAAGGCCTTGGATCTTCTTGGACAAGCAGAAGAGTTGCAGACTGGTTTGGGTCAAGAAGTTTCGCACATGTGGGCTACTTTCAAAGCGAGGCTTGCGCAAAGCACAAAGCAGATCGCAGAAGATTTTACCGTGAATACCTTGCCAGAGTCGACCATTGCGTTTCCTGCTTTTGGTCTTAAAGAAAGCACACTCTCTGAAACGGCAATTTCTAAGAAAGGCACCATCGTACCAACAAAAGGCGGCCGAACCAAGAAGCGGTCGAAAGAAGACTTCATGGACACGCTTCGGGAGGCACGCGAGAGACTTGTAGAAGCGCATAGCCTTTGTGCTACTAACGGCTCCAATCACTTGTTCCGTCAGACTTCCATAGCGCTAGGTCACGTCACTGTGTTGATGTCTGCCGTGTGTGGCAGTGAGCTACCTGGCTCGCTTCACCCCCTATATGCAGCCTACATGAGTG AAGTACCAAAGGTGAATGCGTTGAGGCTCGTGCAAGAGTCGACTGAAGGAGAAAAGGAGCAAATGTCACGGGATGAATGTCTGCAATGGCCAGTCTCGGATCCCTCTCGCTTTACCTTGGGCTCAATCTCGGACTTCCAGAAGGACTATATTGACATCATTCCGGATACATGGACCGCTGTATCGCTCGAACTTAGTGAGGAACGCGATGAACTCTTCATTACCCGGTTTGAAAGTGGATTGTCGCCCTTCGTATTGCGCTTGCCCCTAGCTCGCCACGCTTCCCGTGAGATGGATGAGGAAGAGTTTTCTTTTGCGGATGGCAAAAGGGACTTTGATGAGATTATTGAGCTCAGCGACTTTAGTACGCGATCCGCGAAGGACATGACCTCGAGAGAAGCAAGACAGCAGTGGTGGGCTGAACGTGAAGCCCTTGACACCAGGCTTCATGAGCTTCTCATCAACATGGAGAACATATGGCTTGGCGGCTTCAAGGGTGTCTTTTCACAATACGAAAGACAGCCAACTCTTCTTGCTCGCTTCCGGAAAGCGTTCGAAAGTATACTCAACGATCATTTGCCGTCTCGTCGGAAGAAGAGTCAACAAAAGCGACCGGTTTTGGATACACGAGTTCTGGAGTTGTTCATTGGACTAGGCGATGCTACCAATCAGGATCTCGATTTGGACGAATCTCTAATGGATTTGATCTATTTTGTGGTCGACGTTCTTCAGTTCAACGGTGAGTGCAATGCGTACGACGAACTCGACTTTGATGCCATGGTGGTCGAAACGTACGAAGCTTTGCGCGCCTACCATAGCGCATCTCAGAAACCGGACACTGCTACTCGGCACACTATACTGATCTTGGATAACAACCTACATGCATTCCCCTGGGAGTCCCTTCCATGTCTAGAGCAGCTGTCTATCTCAAGGCTGCCTTCGCTTGCGGCCCTTCGCGAGCGACTGCTCTCCGCGCGGTCTTCGACAGCTCACCCAGACGCCGCTCCCGGTCATTACATATGCCCCGACGCAGGAGGCACAAGCATGCTTAATCCTTCGGGTGACTTGGCTCACACATCCAAAACAATCAAGCCCCACCTTGACGAACTCCAAGGACCTTGGAATCACATCAGAAACCGAGCGCCGTCGGAGAAAGAATTTGAGGAGGCGCTGCGGGAGAAGAATCTGGTCCTTTACTTTGGCCACGGCTGTGGAGCACAATACGTCAAATCAAAATCGGTTCGACGCCTCTACCCCGGCCCACAAGACGCAAATGGGAGAAAGCCAGGCTGTGCAACGACGCTTCTTTTCGGCTGCTCGTCTGTACATCTTACCGAAAACGGTATCTTTGAGCCTTCTGGCATGCTCGCTTCCTACCTTACTGCGGGCGCACCTGCAGTTGTCGGCATGCTCTGGGACGTTACAGACAAGGACTGCGATCGTCTCGCTGTCAGAGCAGGCGAACTATGGGGCCTCTGGCCCGAGGCACAAGAAGATGCTCTTCCGCCAAAGACGCCTGCCAAGCCAGCCGCGAAGAAGTCAAAGGGCAAAGGCCGGGTTGGTCAGTTGGTGGATGACGTCGAGGGGGTTAGAAGTTTGGGAAGTGTGAAGAAGGGGAAGAAGACGGCAAAGACGGCTGATGAGGATGTGAGTGTTGAAGGGGAGAGCGGTAGGGGAGTTGGGTTGGACGAGGCCATAAGGGATGCAAGGAGCGCGTGTGTGTTAAGATACCTGAATGGAGCTGCAGCTGTAGTGTATGGGATCCCGGTGTATCTAGAGGGGACGATATGA